In Paramormyrops kingsleyae isolate MSU_618 chromosome 18, PKINGS_0.4, whole genome shotgun sequence, the DNA window GAGCATGTAGAAAAGTGAAGCATGAACTGGCCTTTAGGATGCTGTACTCCTTATAGCTGGAGGCAGGTAGAGCAGTGGTCAGATGCTGTGTTAACCTGCCTATGGTGAGATGCTGTGTTAACCTGCCTATGGTCAGATGCTGTGTTAACCTGCCTATGGTGAGATGCTGTGTTAACCTGCCTATGGTGAGATGCTGTGTTAACCTGCCTATGGTGAGATGCTGTGTTAACCTGCCTATGGTGAGATGCTGTGTTAACCTGCCTATGGTGAGATGCTGTGTTAACCTGCCTATGGTGAGATGCTGTGTTAACCTGCCTATCTGCAGTTCCACAGTGATTCACTGATCCCCAGCCACTGACCACCAAACACGCTGGCTTATTAGCCCCTGTTTATGGTCACCTGGGTGTATGCCTCGGGGGGGAGGTGCTCATGAGGGTTTTCTCCCTACTgtcccctccctctgtcctttttttatggcagaaccacactgtcccctccctctgtcctttTTTTGTGACAGAACCACACTgtcccctccctctgtcctttTTTTGTGGCAGAACCACACTgtcccctccctctgtccttttttgtgacagaaccacactgtcccctccctctgtccttttttgtgacagaaccacactgtcccctccctctgtcccctccctctgtcctttttttatggcagaaccacactgtcccctccctctgtcctatttttatggcagaaccacactgtcccctccctctgtcctttttttatggcagaaccacactgtcccctccctctgtccttttttgtgacagaaccacactgtcccctccctctgtccttttttgtgacagaaccacactgtcccctccctctgtcctttTTTTGTGGCAGAACCACACTgtcccctccctctgtccttttttgtgacagaaccacactgtcccctccctctgtccttttttgtgacagaaccacactgtcccctccctctgtcctttTTTTGTGGCAGAACCACACTgtcccctccctctgtcctttttttatggcagaaccacactgtcccctccctctgtcctttttttatggcagaaccacactgtcccctccctctgtccttttttgtgacagaaccacactgtcccctccctctgtcctttTTTTGTGACAGAACCACACTGTCCCCTCCCGCTGTCCTTTTTTGTGACAGAACCACACTGTCCCCTGCCTCTGTCCTTTTTTTGTGACAGAACCACACTgtcccctccctctgtccttttttgtgacagaaccacactgtcccctccctctgtcctttttttatggcagaaccacactgtcccctccctctgtcctttTTTATGGCAGAACCACACTgtcccctccctctgtcctttttttatggcagaaccacactgtcccctccctctgtccttttttgtgacagaaccacactgtcccctccctctgtccttttttgtgacagaaccacactgtcccctccctctgtcctttTTTTGTGGCAGAACCACACTgtcccctccctctgtccttttttgtgacagaaccacactgtcccctccctctgtccttttttgtgacagaaccacactgtcccctccctctgtcctttTTTTGTGGCAGAACCACACTgtcccctccctctgtccttttttgtgacataaccacactgtcccctccctctgtccttttttgtgacagaaccacactgtcccctccctctgtcctttTTTATGGCAGAACCATACTgtcccctccctctgtcctttTTTGTGGCAGAACCACACTGTCCCCTCcctctgtcttttttttgtgaCAGAACCACACTGTCCTCCTATGTTTAGGCTTCAGCTTGTCAGCTGCCATATACGGTAAGACAGCTGTATCCCAACATGATGCAGTGTAAGGCAGTTATATCCCAGCATGATGCAGTGTGAGGCGGTTATATCCCAGGATCATGCAGTGTACGGTGATTACATCCCGTTGTGATGCAGTGTGGTTATTCTTGCTCCAGGGGACGTGCTCTATGAGCTCCTACAGCATGTGAAGCAGCAGAGGAGGATGATGGTCTGCAGCTCCTTACCTAAAGCCCTCATCAGGCATAATGGCCCACAGCCAGTACAGCGGGAGGCCAATGGGGAAATGAGTGAGTACCAACTCTGTTACGTCCTTGAGGAAGCATGACAGCAGAGCTTGGAGAGTCACCATCCCAGGCTTGGTTTAAGGACTGGTTTTTGGGTGTCTGTACAGAACCGATGGCAAAAGGCTGCTGATATGCTTCTGGGTTTTTATAAGGTTCAGCACTATTATTCTGACTTTAAGAGCAGCATGTAGGATAAACATCAGCATAAGAATTTTCTACTGTAACTTTATGGTCCACCTTAAAAATAGCAGAGCGCAGTCTTTGCACTTTTAATATAGGACATTtacaaaaagtaaaaaatgacCCGGGATCATTATCGCTGGATTAACTACCTACCGCATGATCCTTTGGCATGATTTGACATTTACATatgatgcaaaaacaaaaccagaaatGTATCATTTTGAGAGTCTTTGAGCCGACGCAGGTGTTTTTGCAGATTCGATAGTTTGACACTTGTTTGTAGTGGCTGCAACTTTCAGAACAGGAAGAGTCAGTGTAATTTCCACACACACGCCCACTTTAAAAACTGTCTGACTCCTCAAGCTTCCTGGTACGGTGTCAGGACAGAAATGTGGGCAGGGCCATGGAGACCTTTGTTTCCTCGTTGTTCTCGGAGTGAAGGTGTAGTTCCCTAAAATAAAGGATTTTGATTGTACCAGTGGACGATATGTCAGAGAGATACACAATACTGTGGCAGACCCCCGCACAAACACTCGCAGACGGCCGCGCACAGGTTTGAGCACGATCTGCCGGGTGCCCGTGGGCGTGCCTGCTGTGTTTTGGCACAGAAGCTGGTCTGGTTGGAGCCAGTTTGCCTGTTCCTGGCAGAGGGTGTGTCCACAGCCAATGCCCCCCCACATTCTCAGTTCTACGCTGCTGTACATGAAAGTGTCTGCTaggtaaatgcaaatgtaaaatgTCTCCTGCAGATTCTGCTGCCTTGTGAACAACCCTCTTAAGGAGGGTGTACCTAGAACAGTAGGGGGATTAATTATGCCATCAATTATCTCAATATGCCAAGCGTAAACGTATtgcatatttatatactttttatTACTGTTTCTCGCAATACAACCATCGAGGATGAAATTTTATTTCAGTGTCTGACTCATGGATTATATTGCTGACGATGACAATTATGAtactttgacttgacttgactttgacTCCGAAGTGGAGCAGAGCTCCGTTTTAAGGTTTCAGTGTTTATATGTTGTGGCTGCATACTGCTATTTGCTCAGTTTCCTTATCCATGAACACATAAAAGTCACACGGTAAATATTTTCGGTGACAAGTTCCTGGTTTTTGCcaattataatgaaatatttatctAGAACATCAATCGAAATGCAAACAATGTTAAACTGTAGCCACAATCATGGCAAAAAAACAATGGCAGCAGGGAGAATATGTGTGTACCGGCGCTGTGTGTTGATCGAAGATGTTTTTGGCCACCAGTGAACGCCAGCTTTCCCGGCGGCCGGATCCCCGGATACCAAGGCAGTGCCCAGCTTCCTGGCCTCGCTGTGACCCTCCTGCGGGCAAACCCGTACCAGGCCTCGTCACCTCAATCCATGCAGCAAATGCCCCCGGGTCAGTCCTGATTCCGCTCCAGCCCTGCTTTGGGTGGGACCACTTTCAGTCTGAAACCATATTTGATGACCACCCATCCCCCCCATGTAAATTCCATGGCGGGTTGGGACTGGTAAGGGAAGGGTTAACCTCATTTGCATCATTGGCGCAGACTGGCACTGTGCATATTTCCCTAATGCCACTCTGCGCCCCACAGACGTGCGACCCCGCAGCGTGCAGCAGCCAGTGCCGGACACGCAGACCCACCCGGCCCCCCAGACCTGCAGGGAAGAGCCGCTGAACCTGTCCAGCAGGGTGGAGAGAGCCAGCCTATTGGACGCCAGCAAAACCTCAGAGGCCACTGGCAAGATTGCAGGTACCTTTCTGTCCAGTGACCCGCTTTTGGTGGGAACAAAGTCGGTGGCTAAAAAGTgctaaaatgttacatttatataaaagtGATACCAGCACATACTGGAGCAGCACACTGGGATCTCAGAGTGATCTGCTTTGCTTAAGAAATTATGGGAGGCAGGGATGGTTTAACCTGGTACAGATCATCTGACCGAGGTCCCAGTTAGTGTAAACccatgcagtgtttcccctaccattatatgaggggggtgccccgcccccccagcggCACTTCCTGCCcacccttgaaggtcaagttaattttgtttaattttattttctatatagcgctaGATCACAAAAGtggtcatttaaggttacctttcctatagaacaggtctatacgttgtccttttattaaacaaactaaatagccttatgttatttatcttatttacacaacagcttgtcgtTTTTGTCTCTGCACGGTCGCGCGTTTACAATTCTACTCagctctctgtatcgcgcatggcggagttccgccccgatgcgCTCGCACAGAcacgtgtacacacacacagaggagcacactcccaccagcggacagagagcgcgcgtcgggaaatatgtcgcgtcaaccacccgaaaagcagacaaaaatatctgcatttttttgactgccgtcattaaaagaaacacatgaacaccttGAATcctgtcagtgtctgtctgcccccccccccccccccccactgccatgGGTATGCTTACATGCTACAGGCTGGAGCATTTACCACACCGCATACGGTACTGGATTCCTGACAGGAAAGGTCTAGATTAGAGGTCTAGTCGGCAGGATAAGATGACCATTCGAATTTAGCGAGTATGTCACCTGCTGAAAACCTGTGTTGGTTAGTGCTGGTTTGGTACTGGTGTAGCTGGTGGACCAGCATGGCTTTGCAGGTCTACCTGCACATGAAGTTGGTCCACCAGTAATATTTCATTAATGATGCTGGTCCACCAGCACCAAAACACAACATATGCTGGTATAACCAGCATGAATTCTGATGGCCATGCTGGTAACCAGCTATGCTGGTCTATGCTGGTTTTTTCAGCAGGGTGTTAAGCTTCCAGCATTTTCCACCATTTTTTGGTCGACGCAGTGATGTTTAACAGTCTACAAATAAGATTAACCAAACATTTCCTCCATACAAGGAagtaattatttgtttttgcaCTGAAAACCCGGTTATGTCACGCTCCTTCTGTATATATTCAATGCGTAAGTAAGTATTTCACTTTCAGTTGAGTGAGTATGTatttaatgtaaatattttaaaaacgaCTGTAAGACATATGAGTCACATGACTAAGGGACGTGAGGGAGTGTTGAAGTAGGTCAACAATAATCAATCGATATAGATATATTTGAAGTAAGACAATAAACGCATGACTGTTGACTGCTGAATTGTTGACCCTAAGAAACCGAATAAAATTCCTCATTGATGACTTGTTATTGAGGGAGTACAGTCAGCTGTAAGTCGGATCCCAGGCCTGAGGACTGTCACGTTGTCTCTCTCCTCCAGATTGCCGGCTGCTGTGGGACTATGTGTATCAGCTGCTTTCCGACAAGAGGTACGAGGCCTTCATTCGCTGGGAGGACCATGAGAGCAAGGTGTTCCGGGTGGTCGACCCCAACGGGCTGGCCCGGCTGTGGGGGAACCACAAGGTTGGTGAGGCTCTCCTGTGTACGTGACACACGGCCACGCTCTTCCTGTGGCCGAGGGTACTCGCAGGTACTCACAGGTACTCGCAGGCACTCGCAGGTACTCGATGCCACGCGTTTCAAATGAGGCTTCGCCTACTTCTTGCAGAACAGAGCCAACATGACTTACGAGAAGATGTCCAGGGCTCTTCGGCACTACTACAAACTGAACATCATCAAGAAGGAGCCTGGACAGAAGCTGCTCTTCAGGTGAGGAGGTGGAGAGGGCAGTGGACGGCCTGCAAGACGCCATGATTATCGGAAGCCTTTGCATTTAGGGAAAACACCCGTGACCAAGGATTCCGTGgcagacattttgtttttttttgaataACCAAATTTTTCGACTTATATTCTCAAACATGTATAATATCGGTCCTTCTCTCTGGAACAGGTTCCTGAAAACACCAGAAGAAATCCTGCAGCACAGAGCCGATCGCCTGGAGCAGCCAGAGTCCCCCGAACACCGTTCCTCACCTGACTTCAGGGAGGAGGGTCTGGAGGTATCTCCTGATCCTGACTCCTCTCCACCCTCCCCCGATACCCCACCCTCCCCACCCTGACTCCCCCCAGACAGAAGCCAATACAAGCAGCCCCTCTGGGTCTGGTATAAAGACGACGCCCCCAAAGGGGGACAGCTTCTAAACAACGTGTGACCAATAGAATGTGTTTTTACTGGGGAGTGGCATAAATCTTCTAGTTGCAACAAACATTGTGAATGTGGAGACACAGCTGCTGATTGGCCCGCGGATGGCCaatagaaatatttttttgaGGAAATCATCTCAGCTCTCACAAGCCTTACTGCTCTGCAGTAGAGTTCTACGTTTCTATGAAACTTGCTTTTCTCTGGAGTGAGTGCAAGTGCTGAGATTTGTTGGTACCAGTGGAAAAATGCAGAATGCAGCCGTGCATCGCATGCTATCGCAATGCTTGTTGCAATTTGCACGTAGGCTAGTATCCAGTCAGAGGATGTAAATGTGAGGTACTATTATGCAGATATGgtaagtaaaagtccagaccaagattttggttcaatcaaccagttgaaTGCACAGTGACTCTTTTTTTGCacctggttggtagaaacaaaatcttgatctggatttctactttctggacttgaaatgtccacctctgctgtcATGCTGCAGTAAATTTCTGCAAGACTAATATTAAAGCAGCTAATCGATTTTTGTTTGCTGGGTATTTCTCAAGACACTAAATATGCAATGTTAGTGTGTACTTGTAGGATCTAGATATAGGGACGTCAGTTTAATAAATAGTATATGGGCCCTTATGTATTTCAGTTCAGGTACCAGAAGAAAAATGTAGCTCTGTCTGTTTTTATGAACAGCTCAAATTCTTTGAGGCTCATGACTAAAATGGAATTTATAAGCATGATGATTGTGTTTACAGAATATGCATTTTCTTAGTACCTTACAGTAGATAGGATGTGGTATTTAAATTGTGTGaaataaaatgcacattttctTTCGGTTTTGATCAGTTTACTTGCTCAATTTCCTTTTCTGAAACTGCAAATATGAAATCTGTATACCATTCTTTATTGTTTGCTATACATAAATTgaatcaaaacattttaaacagcaTAAACAACATCAGATTAAACTACTTTTTATTTGTGGGATTTGTATGTATGATTCAGTGTTCTagtgatttttttattgtaaatatatttctacaCTAAGTTGTTCTTTTAATTCTTATTGATGGAAAATGgatataaataaaaagcaattaAGTCAGAAACCAAAGCCATGAAACACATGGTCATATTTACTATCACCCTTGAAAGACTGTGACGAGCAGCAAAGGTATGCAACATTGTTACGTCTATTATACAATAAGTGTCTGCTTGGGAACTTGTGTTTTTAATAACATTGAATTGCACTTCCTCCTTGTGGTTTTCTTCATAGCAGTGCAATACAATGCTCGCCAGTGTTATCGGGCCTTCTGGGGAATTCCTGTCGCACTGTAAGAGCCAGCGTTCAGGCACCTAATCTCTCCAACTGTGCGTAAGCATGTTCTGGCCCTGGGGTTATAGTGCGAAGCTGCACAATGGCCGACTGATCGCCTCGTTTCGGCGGCAAAATGTCGAACGGCTTTAAACGGACGAAGAGGAAGCGAAACAGAAATATGTTTGATTTCATGGACGTTGTTCCTCTTTGGGCGGGTGTGGGAGGAGCTTGGCCTTTGGACTTTTGACAGGTAAGGCGCGATCCTACCGACAGCCATAGGCCTCAAATATGAGGATCATGAACAAAATAACCGGCTCAGTGAACGTTTTAAATAGGAGAACCGTCCTATTTTATGATCCACCTGCATGTTATTCTTTTAAGGCTCCAAGTCCCACCTGCAACCAGCATCAGTGTTTGCCACTTTTTTGAAAGTCTAATTTTTGTGGGGCCCCTGAGCTttggggccccctgctggccaaaaaggtcactgcactaattattaaataaaccCGTTCCTCaattaggagatgctgaagcaacatgttctgctaaccagctagctagctaccaTCTCTT includes these proteins:
- the etv7 gene encoding transcription factor ETV7 — its product is MNDESSPPPLIKKERREPSTPCSGPPIVMVPPNQVTSVYLGVQDELCKLPGRLRINPSLWGKDDVSHWLRWAQKEYSLRKADHSKFEMNGKALCLLTKEDFRLRCPSSGDVLYELLQHVKQQRRMMVCSSLPKALIRHNGPQPVQREANGEMMNASFPGGRIPGYQGSAQLPGLAVTLLRANPYQASSPQSMQQMPPDVRPRSVQQPVPDTQTHPAPQTCREEPLNLSSRVERASLLDASKTSEATGKIADCRLLWDYVYQLLSDKRYEAFIRWEDHESKVFRVVDPNGLARLWGNHKNRANMTYEKMSRALRHYYKLNIIKKEPGQKLLFRFLKTPEEILQHRADRLEQPESPEHRSSPDFREEGLEVSPDPDSSPPSPDTPPSPP